In a single window of the Carassius gibelio isolate Cgi1373 ecotype wild population from Czech Republic chromosome A12, carGib1.2-hapl.c, whole genome shotgun sequence genome:
- the LOC128025227 gene encoding sex hormone-binding globulin, whose protein sequence is MNYLKEVVIVLVGLYLILLCRRASGDQIQISKRVINLAHRQSKWTPVMQMSANLSDITSIRSFFEFRTLDPEGAVFYGDTKEGRDWFVLSLRDGIPEMQIGKADILVSVKGGRKLNDGAWHLLELRNEGKFVVLEVNNKVELVVGLHSKLMEDDLSGTIRLALGGMLVDKRKLFHLFEPKIDACIREGHWLNLNATWDTDETWEPRPCFSEIKKGSYFPGTGVAMFNTSDLPGLKTEEAGITVEVFGSWTGTTLSLQSTGFEYVLGELEGNKDVKKEQLGLKEESESVVLPREPATLTLTILKHSLVVNSVSELEKESLDFFSMWKKGMLLTFGGVPGDSEKAKSTHYLRGCLEKILVQGQVIDLDRALYKHTAVSSHSCPTEAMNELT, encoded by the exons ATGAACTATCTAAAGGAAGTGGTCATAGTACTGGTAGGCCTGTACCTGATTCTGCTGTGCAGGAGAGCGTCAGGTGATCAG ATCCAGATATCCAAGAGAGTCATCAATCTTGCACACAGACAGTCCAAATGGACTCCCGTAATGCAGATGAGCGCAAATCTCTCTGACATCACGAG CATCAGATCTTTCTTTGAGTTTCGGACCCTTGATCCAGAGGGGGCTGTCTTTTATGGAGACACCAAAGAAGGACGGGACTGGTTTGTGCTTTCACTGCGTGATGGCATACCTGAAATGCAAATTGGGAAGGCAGACATCTTAGTGAGCGTAAAGGGAGGTCGCAAACTCAATGATGGGGCCTGGCACTTG CTGGAGTTGCGCAATGAAGGCAAATTTGTGGTGCTAGAGGTAAACAACAAGGTTGAGCTTGTAGTCGGCCTCCATTCTAAACTAATGGAAGACGACCTATCAGGAACAATACGTCTCGCTCTTGGTGGCATGCTGGTGGACAAACGAAAGCTCTTCCATCTA TTTGAGCCAAAAATAGATGCTTGTATAAGAGAAGGCCATTGGTTAAATCTCAACGCTACCTGGGATACAGACGAAACATGGGAACCCCGGCCCTGCTTCTCCGAGATCAAGAAAGGGAGCTATTTTCCAGGAACTGGAGTGGCTATGTTTAATACATCTG ATCTTCCTGGACTGAAGACAGAAGAGGCCGGTATTACAGTGGAGGTCTTCGGATCCTGGACTGGGACAACGCTGAGTCTCCAAAGCACAGGATTTGAGTATGTTTTGGGAGAGTTAGAAGGGAATAAAGATGTCAAG AAGGAGCAGTTGGGCCTGAAAGAGGAATCGGAAAGTGTTGTCCTTCCCCGTGAACCTGCAACACTTACTCTCACCATACTGAAACATTCACTTGTGGTAAACAGCGTATCAGAGCTTGAAAAGGAAAGTCTGGACTTTTTCTCCATGTGGAAAAAGGGGATGCTACTGACTTTTGGGGGAGTGCCAG gtgacaGCGAGAAGGCAAAAAGCACACATTACCTTCGTGGGTGTCTGGAGAAAATCCTTGTCCAAGGCCAGGTCATTGATCTTGATCGGGCATTGTACAAACACACTGCAGTGTCTTCTCACAGCTGTCCTACAGAAGCAATGAATGAACTCACTTAA
- the LOC128025228 gene encoding zinc finger and BTB domain-containing protein 38-like has protein sequence MKHRNKHMRGDRMGEGTEEADSAKTTRISLSFPLSAGLPSFSSQKHCSSSHPTSSNDVHGRDGSNGTAWIGEAFRDKQLSKTSTKTDRLPCASSSFPVDLTAPVSKNCKSSLSFSVDGSGSRYPTSPLQHSNKIDYSKETAGVILNNGYKEHSTTETAHILFNLSARAYQDQSVKDPESSKGKKRKANSLHVELSLPLPSINPHSSSSTPPPPPSPSSVSLTSSPLTIPTPSFHNSFRAVPKPELLCGVCHRLFSTASSLTVHMRLHRGGRVLSCRHCGKAFIHNKRLQSHEATCRQGLPAFPVPPKVEPLEEGEVEGERADEAAEPEQLGQEARPGRPIKKVRDLHAHHAETLTCSDTLEEEDHFVKVVDGHIIYFCSVCERSYMTLSSLKRHSNVHSWRRKYPCHYCDKVFALAEYRTKHEVWHTGERRYQCIFCWEAFPTYYNLKTHQKAFHGINPGLISSEKTVNGGYKQKVNALKLYRLLPMRSLKRPYKTYSQPMADGLLTSDSSVTLPLSIDSSLPQPLDTKKLESFLKDLQTPEIKTEPEGLPIRVGVEQGKKIASPQKDMTLKARETEGSDLWQSGSNSGKSKTQKCPEGAVSSVIAFAHSKPSVIMHSAAVSSSVIVHRNKMDSVERKRSPENHLMTKTGQKKIKKHSQREHTEAYREWDAVSVDPEPLKMRHPTKKHQKGRKVHNKTESSKTIPLAMGSEVKGSGPLCQITVRIGEEAIVKRSISETDLRRDKSPTRSKPKKSNLSQEDEREQRHTNHHQRKHRNSSQERKEVESKWKTPKLKGKVRKYFFRQEVREDRNDHDVEDNLWRPYYSYKPKRKALHMQGAKAWKRKLHYKRSLRPMRRAERLMKNLNKEIEVKDADEGEERRQKVKKERREVCESQKTEVKNMSHTCPVSSITEQKEKEKGTNGKPDLPLPSSVPQAPNNHQNTVSSIIKQQWSEDQASECGTCGRWFSSPRKRDKHELTHLFEFVCMLCRAPFSSQSKLEEHQRTQHPKNKPLSASTFFTSQSLRNEVEIKADDNGVNGSSIEKGSPVRLGRRPLIRYTCSQCDKVCKTSAALNCHLKRHELGSPTKVEDTQEKQDMPSCTPSAVETTPGKGLDTNCEKVQPVSVIYYSKPDCKITDNQLGEKMEEHQRVRNCESPKVANNEKVHSPLCAQFSQVMHSPTLERFNVISPNLPSVLVMNGAECLDYRTPEKRNLDTLDQQKRSPTPNDRQIQVSQMLTEPQIRRETTPSGPISLKAGRGYVFREGDNIPNEDFSDLQDAQDLRLFPQSSSQAQDLSMPTILAKKKELVQQIKHPSNISKEQSCNEVSLLVPKEEPLSPIPSPTCSVIQTTPKGFSQRYSKSPCHSPGPLDLQLRPQVEQSQLYRGRHNTEKQGLILPANSVGMSDNSSCHNLLHPQVPRAEPESKDNTSVTPTEHHRGSGYPVQELTLPLVIPGGYCSGKKQEEQILMSYPAGPLPFPPLGKMVPHSDSTKMPFYPDPYHLLYGPQLLPYPYNLAALPMALNMMSSGDKEPLPFFPFFNYAAAAAPLTGTVPHPLVVNPSLYNSGGSSSTKQDNP, from the coding sequence ATGaaacacagaaataaacacaTGAGAGGAGACAGGATGGGTGAGGGCACGGAGGAGGCGGACAGTGCCAAAACTACGAGGATATCGCTCAGTTTTCCCCTCAGTGCTGGACTGCCTAGCTTTTCTTCACAGAAGCACTGCTCCTCATCCCATCCCACTTCTTCCAATGACGTCCATGGCAGAGATGGCTCAAATGGTACAGCGTGGATAGGGGAAGCATTTAGAGACAAACAATTATCGAAAACGTCAACAAAAACTGACCGCCTGCCATGTGCTTCCTCATCCTTCCCTGTTGATCTAACTGCTCCAGTCAGTAAGAACTGCAAGTCATCTTTGTCCTTTTCTGTTGATGGTAGTGGTTCCAGATACCCAACATCTCCCTTACAACACTCTAACAAAATTGACTATTCAAAAGAGACAGCTGGGGTTATCCTCAATAATGGATACAAAGAGCATTCGACAACAGAAACAGCACACATCCTTTTCAACCTCAGTGCAAGAGCCTACCAGGACCAAAGTGTGAAGGATCCAGAGAGTTCAAAAGGCAAAAAACGCAAGGCAAACAGCCTCCATGTTGAACTGAGCCTTCCTCTCCCTAGCATTAACCCTCACTCGTCTTCATcaacccctcctcctcctccttcaccCTCGTCTGTCTCTCTAACTTCCTCCCCCTTGACTATCCCCACGCCATCTTTCCATAACTCCTTTAGGGCAGTGCCGAAGCCAGAACTACTGTGCGGGGTGTGCCACCGTCTGTTCAGCACTGCCTCGTCCCTCACTGTCCACATGCGTCTCCATCGGGGGGGACGAGTACTCAGCTGCCGCCACTGTGGCAAAGCCTTCATCCATAATAAAAGACTGCAATCCCATGAGGCCACCTGCAGGCAAGGGCTGCCAGCTTTTCCAGTGCCACCCAAAGTAGAGCCCCTGGAGGAGGGTGaagtggagggagagagagcagatGAGGCTGCAGAGCCAGAACAGCTTGGACAAGAAGCAAGGCCTGGCCGACCCATAAAGAAAGTGCGAGACCTTCACGCTCATCATGCTGAAACATTGACTTGCAGCGATACCCTGGAGGAAGAGGATCACTTTGTAAAAGTGGTGGATGGACATATCATTTACTTTTGCTCTGTGTGTGAACGCTCTTACATGACTTTGTCCAGCCTAAAGCGACACTCCAATGTGCATTCATGGCGACGGAAGTACCCCTGTCACTACTGTGATAAGGTTTTTGCTCTGGCTGAGTACCGCACCAAACATGAAGTGTGGCACACAGGTGAAAGGCGCTACCAGTGCATCTTTTGCTGGGAGGCATTTCCTACTTACTACAACCTTAAAACACACCAAAAGGCATTCCACGGTATCAATCCTGGCTTGATCTCAAGTGAAAAAACAGTCAATGGTGGCTACAAGCAGAAGGTCAATGCCCTTAAACTGTATCGCCTGCTGCCCATGCGATCTCTAAAGCGACCTTACAAAACATACAGTCAGCCAATGGCTGATGGATTACTCACTTCTGATTCATCAGTTACCCTGCCTTTATCTATAGACAGCAGCCTCCCACAACCTCTGGACACTAAGAAATTAGAGTCTTTCCTGAAAGATCTTCAAACCCCAGAAATCAAGACTGAGCCAGAGGGATTACCTATCAGGGTGGGAGTTGAGCAGGGTAAAAAAATTGCTTCTCCTCAAAAAGACATGACATTAAAAGCAAGAGAGACAGAGGGCTCAGATTTATGGCAGTCAGGTAGTAACAGTGGCAAAAGCAAAACTCAAAAGTGCCCAGAAGGAGCTGTCTCTTCAGTCATTGCATTTGCGCACAGCAAACCCTCGGTCATCATGCACAGTGCTGCAGTCTCTTCCTCTGTCATTGTTCACAGAAACAAGATGGACTCTGTGGAGAGAAAAAGAAGTCCAGAAAATCATCTAATGACAAAAACCGgtcaaaaaaagattaaaaaacatagCCAGAGAGAGCACACAGAGGCATACAGGGAATGGGATGCTGTCAGTGTAGACCCAGAGCCCTTGAAAATGAGACATccaacaaaaaaacatcaaaaggGACGAAAAGTTCACAATAAAACAGAGTCAAGTAAGACAATACCTTTAGCAATGGGATCAGAAGTCAAAGGCAGCGGTCCActttgtcagattactgtgcgcATAGGGGAAGAGGCCATTGTCAAACGGAGCATCTCTGAAACAGATCTAAGGAGGGACAAAAGCCCTACACGCAGCAAACCCAAAAAGAGTAACCTCTCACAAGAAGATGAGAGAGAGCAGCGGCACACCAACCATCACCAACGTAAACACCGTAACTCCAGTCAGGAAAGAAAGGAGGTAGAGTCCAAATGGAAAACCCCTAAACTAAAAGGCAAGGTGAGGAAATACTTCTTCCGGCAGGAGGTCAGGGAGGACAGAAATGACCATGATGTGGAGGACAACCTATGGAGGCCTTACTATTCTTACAAACCCAAGCGAAAAGCCCTTCATATGCAAGGGGCTAAAGCTTGGAAGCGCAAATTGCACTATAAACGATCTCTGAGGCCTATGAGGAGAGCTGAAAGACTCATGAAAAACCTGAATAAAGAAATTGAGGTTAAAGATgcagatgagggagaggagaggcGACAGAAAGTAAAGAAAGAACGGAGAGAAGTCTGTGAATCACAGAAAACTGAAGTCAAAAATATGTCACACACTTGTCCTGTCTCTTCAATAAcagaacagaaagaaaaagaaaagggaacTAATGGAAAGCCTGATCTTCCTCTCCCTTCGTCTGTCCCTCAGGCTCCAAACAACCATCAAAACACAGTGTCCTCTATCATCAAACAACAATGGTCAGAAGATCAGGCTTCTGAGTGTGGAACATGTGGACGCTGGTTCTCCAGCCCTAGGAAACGAGACAAACATGAGTTGACACATCTATTTgagtttgtgtgcatgctttgCAGAGCTCCATTCTCCTCACAGTCCAAACTAGAGGAACATCAGAGAACTCAGCATCCCAAAAACAAGCCCCTGTCTGCTTCTACTTTCTTCACCTCTCAGTCATTAAGAAATGAGGTAGAAATTAAAGCAGATGATAATGGAGTGAATGGAAGTTCCATAGAGAAAGGCAGCCCAGTTCGCTTGGGCAGGAGGCCTTTGATTAGGTATACATGCTCACAATGTGATAAGGTCTGCAAAACCTCTGCTGCACTTAACTGCCACCTCAAGCGACATGAGTTAGGCAGTCCAACCAAGGTTGAAGACACACAGGAAAAGCAAGATATGCCAAGTTGCACACCTTCTGCAGTAGAAACTACACCAGGCAAAGGTTTAGACACCAACTGTGAGAAAGTACAGCCCGTGTCTGTCATATATTACTCCAAACCAGACTGTAAAATCACTGACAACCAACTGGGTGAGAAGATGGAAGAACACCAAAGAGTCAGAAATTGTGAAAGCCCCAAAGTGGCAAACAATGAAAAAGTCCACAGTCCACTGTGTGCACAGTTTTCCCAAGTTATGCACAGCCCCACTTTAGAAAGGTTTAACGTCATCTCTCCTAACCTCCCTAGTGTACTAGTAATGAATGGTGCAGAGTGCCTAGACTACAGGACACCAGAGAAACGGAATTTAGACACACTAGATCAGCAGAAAAGAAGCCCAACACCAAACGACAGGCAAATCCAAGTTTCTCAAATGCTGACAGAGCCCCAGATTAGAAGAGAAACAACTCCATCTGGACCCATATCACTAAAAGCAGGCAGAGGTTATGTGTTTAGAGAAGGTGACAATATTCCAAATGAAGATTTCAGTGATTTACAAGATGCTCAGGATTTAAGACTCTTTCCTCAATCCAGCAGCCAAGCCCAAGATTTATCCATGCCAACAATACTGGCAAAAAAGAAGGAGCTTGTTCAACAGATTAAACATCCATCCAACATTTCAAAGGAACAGTCTTGTAATGAGGTGTCGTTGCTAGTACCCAAAGAGGAACCACTCAGTCCTATACCATCTCCTACATGCTCTGTCATTCAAACCACTCCAAAAGGATTTTCTCAAAGGTATTCAAAGTCACCTTGTCACTCTCCAGGACCATTGGACCTACAGTTGCGGCCACAGGTGGAGCAAAGCCAATTATACAGAGGAAGGCACAACACAGAAAAACAGGGTCTTATATTGCCAGCAAATTCTGTTGGGATGAGTGATAATTCTTCGTGCCACAATCTGCTACATCCTCAAGTGCCCAGAGCAGAGCCTGAATCAAAGGACAACACCTCTGTCACTCCTACAGAACACCACAGAGGCTCGGGCTACCCTGTACAGGAGCTTACTCTTCCCTTGGTCATACCTGGAGGGTACTGCTCTGGTAAGAAACAGGAGGAGCAAATCCTGATGTCGTACCCTGCTGGACCCCTGCCCTTTCCACCACTTGGGAAGATGGTACCACACTCTGACTCCACTAAAATGCCCTTTTACCCTGACCCCTATCACCTACTGTATGGCCCACAGCTACTGCCATACCCATATAACCTTGCTGCCCTTCCAATGGCTCTAAATATGATGTCATCAGGGGATAAAGAGCCCTTACCCTTCTTTCCTTTTTTCAATTATGCCGCTGCTGCTGCCCCTTTAACAGGCACAGTGCCCCATCCTTTAGTGGTGAATCCCAGCCTATACAACAGTGGCGGCAGCAGTAGCACAAAGCAGGACAACCCATAA